The Campylobacter concisus genome has a window encoding:
- the pyrF gene encoding orotidine-5'-phosphate decarboxylase, with protein MRLCVALDMANKDENLALVRELKGLDLWLKVGLRSYLRDGAKFIEELKGAGEFKIFLDLKLYDIPNTMADAAEVVSKIGVDMINVHASAGERAMKTVMERLNALQNRPLMLAVSALTSFSESEFEAVYNDTISRSVRKFSQMSFEAGLDGMVCSVFESKLIKDVTNKNFITLCPGVRPFGESAGDQKRVANLVSAKQEGSDFIVVGRPIYENANPREICERILEQI; from the coding sequence ATGAGGCTCTGCGTCGCTCTTGATATGGCGAACAAGGATGAAAATTTAGCCCTCGTGCGCGAGCTAAAAGGGCTTGATCTTTGGCTAAAAGTGGGGCTTAGAAGCTATCTTAGAGACGGAGCTAAATTTATAGAGGAGCTAAAAGGGGCAGGGGAGTTTAAAATCTTTCTTGATCTAAAGCTCTATGATATCCCAAACACCATGGCAGACGCCGCTGAGGTCGTCTCAAAGATAGGCGTGGATATGATAAATGTGCACGCAAGCGCTGGCGAGAGAGCGATGAAGACCGTGATGGAGCGTCTTAATGCGCTGCAAAATCGCCCCTTAATGCTTGCAGTATCAGCGCTAACTAGCTTTAGCGAGAGCGAATTTGAAGCGGTTTATAACGATACTATTTCTCGCTCGGTTAGGAAATTTAGCCAGATGAGCTTTGAAGCGGGGCTTGATGGCATGGTCTGTTCGGTCTTTGAAAGTAAGCTCATAAAAGATGTGACAAATAAAAATTTCATCACGCTTTGCCCTGGAGTTAGGCCTTTTGGCGAGAGTGCGGGCGATCAAAAGAGGGTTGCAAATTTAGTTAGCGCAAAGCAAGAGGGCAGCGACTTTATCGTCGTTGGCAGACCGATCTACGAAAACGCAAACCCAAGAGAAATTTGCGAACGCATTTTGGAGCAAATTTAG
- the nusB gene encoding transcription antitermination factor NusB produces MATRHQVRQAIVSLLYSNEINPVTAEFEEEFLEEKKIRNERKNEAQQTFKEVLANKEKLDEILKPHLKDGDFSKVGATELAILRLGLYEMKFSQTDKAVIINEAIELAKELGSDQAPKFINGVLDKIKGDL; encoded by the coding sequence ATGGCCACACGTCATCAAGTGAGACAAGCCATAGTTTCGCTACTTTACTCAAACGAGATAAACCCGGTAACTGCTGAGTTTGAAGAGGAATTTTTAGAAGAGAAAAAGATAAGAAATGAGCGCAAAAATGAGGCGCAGCAGACCTTTAAAGAGGTGCTTGCAAATAAAGAAAAATTAGATGAAATTTTAAAGCCACACCTAAAAGACGGCGACTTTAGCAAGGTTGGCGCAACTGAGCTTGCTATCCTTAGACTTGGGCTTTATGAGATGAAATTTAGCCAGACTGATAAAGCTGTCATCATAAACGAGGCGATCGAGCTTGCAAAGGAGCTTGGAAGCGACCAGGCGCCAAAATTTATAAACGGCGTGCTAGATAAGATAAAGGGCGATCTATGA
- the ribH gene encoding 6,7-dimethyl-8-ribityllumazine synthase, with protein MKIIEGNLALKGNEKIAIINARFNHIITDRLVEGAKDAFLRHGGDEKNLTLVLVPGAFEIPMALEKVLASGKFDAVCCVGAVIRGATPHFDYVSAETTKGIANVTLKYAKPVTFGVLTVDNIEQAIERAGSKAGNKGFEAMTGVIEMLNLYKKLGE; from the coding sequence ATGAAAATAATCGAGGGAAATTTAGCCCTAAAAGGCAACGAAAAGATAGCGATCATAAACGCAAGGTTTAACCACATCATCACAGACCGCTTGGTAGAGGGCGCAAAAGATGCATTTTTACGCCACGGCGGCGACGAGAAAAATTTAACTTTAGTGCTAGTCCCTGGCGCATTTGAGATACCTATGGCGCTTGAAAAGGTGCTTGCAAGCGGTAAATTTGACGCGGTTTGCTGCGTGGGAGCGGTGATAAGAGGCGCAACGCCGCACTTTGACTACGTAAGTGCTGAGACCACCAAAGGCATAGCAAACGTGACGCTAAAATACGCAAAACCAGTCACATTTGGCGTGCTAACGGTAGATAACATCGAGCAAGCGATCGAGCGAGCTGGCAGTAAGGCTGGAAACAAGGGCTTTGAAGCGATGACGGGCGTTATAGAGATGCTAAATTTATACAAAAAGCTAGGAGAGTAA
- a CDS encoding DMT family transporter — protein MIHFLALLLAGCCEVSGVFFITKFSKSTGVKKWANFILLLGNFALSLTLLSYAMQTIAMSVAYAIWTGIGAIGAVVVGVVFEGEKINFKKALFLSLIIFSVIMLKIV, from the coding sequence ATGATCCATTTTTTAGCGCTTTTACTAGCTGGATGTTGCGAGGTTTCTGGCGTCTTTTTTATCACTAAATTTTCAAAAAGCACAGGCGTAAAAAAGTGGGCAAATTTCATCCTTTTGCTTGGAAATTTCGCCCTTTCTTTAACGCTGCTTAGCTACGCTATGCAAACTATCGCTATGTCGGTGGCGTATGCGATCTGGACAGGCATCGGAGCGATCGGAGCAGTCGTGGTTGGCGTAGTTTTTGAAGGTGAGAAGATAAATTTTAAAAAAGCCTTGTTTTTATCGCTCATCATCTTTAGCGTCATCATGCTAAAGATAGTTTGA
- a CDS encoding DMT family transporter, whose translation MSNRGFLWIFLGAVAECGWAYGLKHASNLSEFLLTTLLVSISFVSFMKALKYLPVSISYAVFVGFGTAFIVIAEIISDYAANGALPNFIRLFFIATLILGVLGLKGIKE comes from the coding sequence ATGTCAAATAGAGGTTTTTTATGGATATTTCTGGGTGCGGTGGCTGAGTGTGGCTGGGCGTATGGGCTAAAGCACGCGTCAAATTTAAGCGAATTTTTGCTTACGACACTGCTAGTGAGCATAAGTTTTGTCTCGTTTATGAAGGCTTTAAAGTATCTGCCTGTAAGCATCTCTTATGCAGTATTTGTGGGCTTTGGAACGGCTTTTATCGTGATAGCCGAGATCATCAGCGACTACGCAGCAAACGGGGCTTTGCCAAATTTTATTAGGCTATTTTTCATAGCGACGCTCATTTTAGGCGTGCTTGGGCTAAAAGGCATAAAAGAATGA